One genomic region from Colletotrichum lupini chromosome 7, complete sequence encodes:
- a CDS encoding ribosomal recycling factor, translating into MRGLRAPNALLRGANGILPASQSSAIQAPLAARLMVSSTLRPQNNTAAATIRFFSHSTTLQKKKKNEPKYPTADSPAVVSRTSHTADEADTDDLPGSKHPKPDPTDPLNFADVASRFASLSSHHTEILKKLQSGDRFSPDAIGALAIQPDRKDPTTYPLRELAEIVPRPGGRTVSLLLHDKDYVKPVMAAVQASPDFNQQPQRDPDNELELVLKVEATNKEVVVRRAKDAAQAWRDKMRVATEKRKKLHAKWEKEKSIVPDLKRRADKELQKVQDKEMKVVDAAEQQAVRKLQA; encoded by the exons ATGCGAGGACTCAGAGCTCCCAATGCGCTCCTCAGAGGCGCCAATGGCATCCTACCAGCTTCTCAAAG CAGCGCAATCCAGGCACCGCTCGCAGCTCGCCTGATGGTATCCTCAACTCTCCGCCCGCAGAACAACACCGCCGCCGCGACAATTCGTTTCTTCTCCCACTCAACAACCCtccaaaagaagaagaagaacgaGCCTAAATACCCAACAGCCGACTCCCCCGCCGTCGTCTCCCGCACCTCCCACACCGCAGACGAAGCCGACACAGACGACCTCCCGGGCTCAAAACACCCGAAACCAGACCCAACCGACCCCCTCAACTTCGCCGACGTCGCCTCCCGCTTCGCCTCCCTCTCCTCCCACCACACCGAGATCCTCAAAAAACTCCAATCCGGCGACCGCTTCTCGCCCGACGCCATCGGCGCCCTCGCCATCCAGCCCGACCGCAAGGACCCGACGACCTACCCCCTCCGCGAGCTCGCCGAGATCGTGCCCCGCCCCGGGGGGCGCACCGTCAGCCTCCTGCTGCACGACAAGGACTACGTCAAGCCCGTCATGGCCGCCGTCCAGGCCTCCCCCGACTTCAACCAGCAGCCGCAGCGCGACCCGGACAACGAGCTCGAGCTCGTGCTCAAGGTCGAGGCGACAAACAAGGAGGTCGTCGTGCGGCGGGCAAAGGACGCCGCCCAGGCGTGGCGGGACAAGATGCGCGTCGCGAcggagaagaggaagaagctgCACGCAAAgtgggagaaggagaagagcaTCGTGCCGGATCTCAAGAGGCGGGCGGACAAGGAGCTGCAAAAGGTGCAGGATAAGGAGATGAAGGTTGTCGATGCTGCTGAGCAGCAGGCTGTCAGGAAGTTGCAAGCTTAA